Genomic DNA from Xiphophorus hellerii strain 12219 chromosome 16, Xiphophorus_hellerii-4.1, whole genome shotgun sequence:
cttaattaatttgatttatgctTGAAATATGATCCCCACTTTGAATGTCTTAAAGGGATTCCTAGTGGATGAAGTCACGCTTGACGTTCAAAGTTTCCATTtaaaccagttaaaccagttgAGCAGCTGTGGTTTCCAAAGTGTGACGCTGAGAAATTCAAGGTTGTGTCATTATTTTCCAGGGAGGTCGGATCTCCACCACGACCACGACTCGTCTGCCATTCCGAGGCAGACTGTACAAGAAGATGTATGGGAGAAAGGTAATCAATCGATCAATCGATCGATCCGTCAATGTAATCAGTTCTGTcggccaatcagagagctgcagctcaCACCTGTCTTTGTGTTTCCAGGAGAACTCCCAGCTGCGCTTCATCAGAGACAGTCTGGAGCAGATTTACAATCTGTATCGCCATGGCGACACGTCGGCGGCCGGCTGGGACGACGGGAAGACAACCAACTTCCTGGAGAGCATCAACAGGCAGATCGTGGAGCTCAATGAGTGTGTGAGTGCTCTGCAGCTGGAACTGCACCGCAACGCTAACATCAGGAAATGacactgaaaaaacagaatGGAGATCCAACtttcataaaatttaaaaaaaatgttaacttaCTCCACCACACATGTGTACAAGGTACAGCAAACTAGTTACTGCTGACAgatgagaaatgttttattgtccaGCTCTTGGCTGCCCCAAAACTCTACTTTAGTGCCCCAAGAGCTGGACAATGAATGTCTGAAGATTCACAGCTTTTCcacctttttatatttaaaggcgGCCATTTTGGAAATGTCCTTCTTCATTCATTTCCTATTGAACTTGTGCGATGAGGCGACAGTCGCTTGTCGGCTAAATTTCtgcttttaggtcaaaatatgttgttcagataaaatgtcattttcagaACATTCGCCTGCATTAACGCGTTATGCATGTGATTGACAGCCCAAGTTAACTTGTTATGTGTAATTGAGTTATGTTTATCaaacttcatttatttacttttgcttAAACTGGATGAACTGAGTTTGATTACTTGttacaaattaataaattttttttagttggatcacctgttttgttttttcagtgtagaaTCAGATGATAGTTCAGTTTTCTGTCAGACTCAACCTGCTCTGGTGTTTTCCAGGTGAAGTCAACACACAACGAGACAACAAGCAAACCTTATGAGGTTTACGAGAAGAAACTGAAGCGCTACTACCAAAACCTGAAGAACCACACTCTGCTCGACCTTGTGAGTACAAATACTTCACCTCTGAAGTACAAATACTTCACCTCTGAAGTACAAATACTTCAGAGATGTTCAAACCTGCTGAACGTtcccacattttctcacattatagCCACTAAACTcctggtttaaaatgtttaaaaacaaaaatctgaaaaaagccGATCTGTAGACCTACCAAAACATGGACGTCTAGACCAGAGgggtccaaagtgtggcccgggggccatttgtggcccttgaaattattttttttggcctTGGCCGGGCCAtaagaatggaaatggaaaacaatCAATGACccaaaaaatttttaaatggtctgttttccttttaataaGCCCTTCTTTATATTTGATACAcagatttcataaaatgtttgattatttttcagcaaactaaaaaataaaatcacaaattttggcattttgcaattttttgggCCAAAATTGAGACACCACTGACTTAGAATAACAGAAGAATTCTAATCAGAAAAGCAGCTGGTAGTAAAGTTATGCACAGAACTGTTAGCTACtgacacatggtggtggcagcattatgctgtggggatttTAACCCGTTGGAGGTTCAGCTTACACCAGGACAAACACCCTAAGCATCCAACCGAAGGTATTATAGGTTTGTTTAGTTCAAATGAGATTCAttttagaatggcctagtcaaagtccagatcaaTAGAGCACAAAATGCATCTTCACTGATGATGAAAAAAAGTCTGTCTGTAGATGTTAAAGCCTGGAAAAGATAAACCTCACAGCAACTTCAGGCaaacacaaatgcatgccacacttttcagatttctagccattatttaaaaaaataataattaaaaattaaaaaccttcCACTTGACAACGATGAACTAATTGTCAGTCTGTTACACAAAATCCCCAACATCCActggagtttgtggttgtgtgTCATAaggaaatgtgacaaaattcaACAagtgggaatattttttttttagtgtctgaCATTTCAGCTGAAGTAGTGACCGGTGTACTGACCCGGGTTCTGCTCTTGCAGGGCGGCAGAGACGGCTGGGAGATGCTCAGGAGGGCGACCGAACAGAACCTGATCCAACTGGAGCAGCTGGGGAACCGGATCAAAGCCAACAGGGGGCAGCATTGAGCGATTTAGCATTTCCACCACTGAAACCAAGTCAATACGCCTCTtctagtgtttttttgtttgtttttttgagctACTTGTTTATAATAAGCTATtacttatttatatatttattatttatattctattttttatatatttattttgttatttttatatgaaaataaattatgaaacatCTTATTTGTTGaatggttttgtgttttttgtttttttttggagggggggggttaaaaacaaaacccaaaaagcTGAGATAAGCAGAAAAGATATGAAAATTAGTGTAGTAAATTATTGAGTTTATTGAGCTGAAATCATGTCAAATATGGGACTGAAGTGAAACAGCCACATATTcgaatttgttttcttttgactgAAAACGTATCATTACCAGGTTctcaaatttattcattttttcctccagagaacaaaaaaatcatgGACAAAACTAAACAGACCTCAAGAAAACCTGAAATTTAAAGGGAATATTCTAAATTTTAATCATGATTTTTGGTTGCGTCCTCAAACTGCCACCTACATCTCGCATTCTTATAATAGGGTGAGAATGTTATATAATGTGAGAGTGTAACAGAGAAATAACACAGCAAGAAAACAGTGATAAAGTGTAACAGGTGTGAGAAATGAGAATATTACAGAGTGCTACAGTGTAAAAAACGGAACAAAGTGAAACTGAGTCTGAGTTTTCAGATGTAACATATTGACACTGTAAGAGTGCAAACTGCAACAAGTGTGAGACTGTTACAGGCGTAACATAGTGAGATAGTGTGGCAGGTGTAGTAGTGAGAAACAGTGCAAGAGATTAAAACTGTGTAACAGGAGGAGCAGTGATATTGGTGTAAACGTGTAAGAGTGAGACTTACTGGTGTAAAACACCGAAACAATGAAAGAGTGATACAGGgtaaaaagaggaacaaagtGAAAGAGTCGTACAGGTGCAGTGCAATCGATTGAAACGATGTGAAAGAGTGAGACAGTCTAAAAGAGTGAGACATAGTGAGAGTGTGACAGAGTGTGGCAGAGTGTGGCAGAGTGTGACAGAGTGTGACAGAGTGTGACGGCCCCACAGCTGTAAAACTGTCCCTCATTTTCATCAGTTTTGAGTTTTCAGGAATGTTTTCTCTTGGCTGCTGGATCAGTTGGAGATTCTTTGGTGTTTTAAAGATCCAAAGGAACTAAAAGTCTTTTTCTCCAGTTTAGAAATCTTCAATTTCCAAATTTTACAGACGACTGATTATTGAACAGAAAATATCATGGTTGACGTGGCGACACTGGATAAAACTCAGATCAAGGTCATTCAATGTTACTTTTTTCAACTGGGAAGACTGGAAGCATATAATACTGGATAACTGGGTGACATTATTCACATGGAGCCTCATAGCATATTTACATAAGAACCTAATTATTTTACAAGTACATCGGGGACAGGAAACATTATTCTTCCTATAACTGGTAGCCAAGCTGCAGATGCAGAGGCTCCACCCTTATTACTTTTAAAGCAGAGCGTaaccttccacttcacaaagtAGTACCAACCAAAATACAGAAGTGGCAATCGACACAGATGATGATGGTTATGCTAGCTAACTGGATAAACTGGACCAAAGGAAGCAGCCGGTCTCAATAGTCACAGAGCTCCACCTTCGGACATGCTGGCCCTGAAGGTCACATAGGCCGCATTGTAGGTCAGACTGGGCCCACTAGCTTTTCCTCGGACAAAACCGTGCTGCACGCCGTTCAACATCTCCGTGTAGAGCTCCTTGTTGCACGGCTTGTCCTTGCTGAACTCTCCCACGGAGTACCAGTTGGAGAAGAGGTTGCAGTCGTTGGGGACGGAGAACATGACGGCCAGCCGGCTGCGGTTCTCCCTGGTTGAGGTCTGAAGGATGTCGTAGGTGAAGACGGCCACCGAGCCTCAGACCGACCAAGGTATCTTCTTAAAGAGCGCGGTGCCGGATTCAGACGGACGGAGAGTTGGAGGCAGAGGAGACTCACAGTTCCCGCTGAAAAGATAGACCCTGACCAGAGACacaaagagatttaaaaaagcTGGTGATGACTCTGATCTTCAGTCTACTTCAACCTTTAGTCTGAATCTGCCTTTAGACCACTTTAACACTCAGCTTGTTTCTAGTCTAGTTCTACCTTCGGCCTACATCAACCTTCAGTCTGGTTCTACTTTCTGTCTTTTAGATCTGTAGCCCAAACTTGAGTCGAAATAAAGGCCAAGACAGACCAAAATTATGTGCTTGATGGTGGTGTAGTTTCTGTAGCATGTTTTTCATTAGCCGAAAATACAtcaagaacaaagaaaactaaatgagaAGGCATAAGTGTTGATTCATTAATGATTTTACAGTATAACTAGAGGAGGAGGTAGTTTATCCCGTTGAAGACAGAAAGAAGTGTGTAACAGTCAACTAGACTGCAACAAGCACAGTGCACTGCACAGCTGATGTGTATGCTGAGTGCAGACACACTGCAGACAGCATCCGTCTGCTGGAGAACATCTTGGTGCTCTCCTTCTGGGAAGTAgtctgataggtttattttgtcacaacctgcaaagaaccagccagagacagagattaggtttcttttgatttcttttctgcagaataggagaattgagaacagacgcgacgaatcgctgtcaaacactgcctggactcaattctgccagttctttctttgcatttctctttattgtatagaaaaaggaggttgggcttctcttcacacagtcacacagagaattgaccaaccgtctttacattctggaacctctcatggacatgcccttataagggcatgtggctgaccacaactaatcagttacatatggaactaataacacatgaatgtttaacgtttttagcttctaagcaaacatcctaaacaaagttaataacatactacaaaagaaagagaagttaagtaaatataaaaagaagaataatatgagagtaataatataaaagaataatatgaaaagaataatatgaaaaggaataatatgaaaacataacttgtaaaataaactcatgagtaaatgaacaggaggataattttcctaacatttcccacctgtttttcatattaagcatgaagtctaacacagacatcaggaatacatcacttgctggcacattttcaatgcatCCATCATAACGTTAGACATCAGGGTGCCCCTCAGTGATAGaggcaacaagttgatattgatatagaacatgtccaacagttttggctatcagagattttagacatgggattatgcaggcagtaaaaatacaaaacaagaaaagaataataagaagaggcatcattaatttcaacagcaggTGCCACCATGGTCCAGATATGAACCAAGAAAGGAAATCTCCTTGTGAGGGAACAGCATCCTGTAACATGGCTTGTTGCAGATTCTTTAAGGCAGACATGGCTTCAGCAATatgagtttcattagcatcagaaatataagtacaacaaGATGTTCctatcattacacacacaccaccctgaCTAGCTGTAAGTATGTCTAACACCATCCTGTTTTGGAGAACCATCAGTCGCATTTCACTAAGTTGTTGATTCTGTCCTCTCTCAATGTCCATGGTAATATTTACCAGGGTCTTCATCCTGTAATCCAAAGTTTCAATCATCAGCATAGATTTTGCTACTCCAACCCATGGAAAAATTGACAGTCCCCATTTCCCAGCAGTACTccaatgtttgtgttctttgggAACATTTGAACCCCAGATAGGatcatgtggctggaaaacaatttctgaatttctccgCCGTCGCAGGTGATGAGAGTGTACTGCTGCAGTAGATACAATGATGGTAtgatcagaaacaaacacaggagCACAAGTACCTGACCAGTTCACGGGTAGCGACGCATAGATATTACTTCCTCCACACAGAAACCAACCACCCTCAGTGGGATAATTTCCTCGAGGTGTCCACATGGGACATGGAATAAGAGTCCCATCAGCACTTGGACAAACGGAGctaggaaataaatcagtgataTTTTGCTGGCATCCAGGTACATGGCCTACCCGAACAGTCCAGTTTCCTGGTGGAGAATGGATACAGACCGGATGTTTTGTCCCTGGCATCGTGACAGCTTTCATCCGTGATGGGTATCCAGTAACATTACTGTAGGTGAAGATGGGCGTCACGCCAGTGCACACTCTTTTCATCAGGATGTCACCATCTGAAGTGTTGACTGGAGTCGCTGGCATGAAACGTAAAGCACAAGAGGCAAAACAGACAGCTTGGGACCTGTTCATGGGACTGACATACAGAGTAGGTTTTCTGGTAGACTTTGGCATCACCGAGCAGACGTAGCAGTTGGTCATATTCCGTTCTTTGGCCAACATCTCCACATAAGTCTGCCatatgttgtcatggtgatggtCTGGAAGGTGTCCTAGCCAGATCTTCATAGCAGTGGTATGGACAAATCTTCTCCCCAGATGGATTAGTGAGGTTGGACTGAAAAAACAGGACACGcacacagcagccacagcacAAAAGAGGCCCCATCTCCATGAGGACCCCATCTTTGCTCAGTTACAGAGATGTTAGAGTTTACCTAGGACTCTATGGAACAGGGATGTGATGAGTTCTTCTGCTGACGTTGAGATGTGTGACCCTATATAGCCACACCCCTTTGTAGTCAGAACTTCCCCACTGCCCCCACCTAGGTCTCCAACACTCTCTGCAACTTACAGTGGCTGAGGTGAATCCAGGATGGTCTCTCAGCGATCTTTACTGCAGTGGGAGTGGTCAAAAGCACTTGAAACGGTCCCTCCCACCGTGGGCAGGCCCAGTTCTGTCTCTTAATGGCCTTGATGAAAACCCAATCGCCTGGTTTCACCACCTGGAGGTCCTGTGAAGACAAAGGTTCTTCTGGCAGtgaatttgcatttgacacttctttagactgtaacatttctttcatgtaatcagctaaagttttttcactgtcatctggtggtggtgtggtgtctttaaataaaggaagCTTAAAAGCTCTGCCGTGTACTATTTCAAAAGGAGTTAAACCATTCCCAGTGGGCACAATTCTCatgtacattttcactaaatccAGACACTCTGGCCATGGCCTTTTGGTttcttccatacattttttaagtctggatttaaCAGTAGAATTTGCTCTTTCAATTAACCCAGCGCTTTGGGGATGGTATGAACAgtgattttttaatgttatctgcAATCTGTCTGCCATTAACCGAATGACTTGATTCACAAAATGTGGACCATTGTCACTGTAGATTTTCTGTGGGATGCCATGAGTTGGAATGATAGTTCTGCATATTGCTTTAGCTACAGTTAGTGCATCCGCATATTTTGCCGGGACAATTTCAacccatttagaaaaagcatcaatcatCACTAAGCAATATTTATAGGGACCACTTTGAGAAAGTTCAATGAAATCCATATGCATAGTCTCAAATGGGTATTGTGGCTTAGGAAATTGACCCCTCTTTGGTCGAACATTTCCTTGTGGATTATGTCTTACACAGATTGTACATGCTCTACAGAAAGTTTTAGCATATACATTAAacccaaacactgaaaaatgctgctgaattatgTGAACCATCCCACCTGTGGACACATGGCAACAACTATGAGTCAGAAttgctgcagcattaaaaagacttttaggaAGAATAGGTTTATTGTTAAGCATATAAAGGCCTGTTGTGTTCTTAACAGCACCCTTACTGAACCATGAGCGTTGTTCAGCACGGTGAGCAGCTTGTTGGTGTGACAGGAGAATTTCTAGATCAATAAGAAGTTCCTGTGATGTCGCATGATATATCTCTGACACACCAAAAGCGCCTGTAGCAGCTAGCTTAGCCGTGTTATCTGCATAACGATTACCAGTTGACACAAAATCAGTCCCTTTAGTGTGAGCAACACATTTGAGAAGGGCCAACTTAGATGGTAAAAGTATGGCCTGAAGCAGCGATAACAGAAGCTTAGCATGTGTAACAGATTTGCCAGTACTAGTAGTCATACCCCTGCGTTCCCATTgcttagcaaaaaagaaaactgtagaaaatgcaTATTGACTATCAGTATAAATAGTGACATCTTGACCTTTAGCCAACTCGCAAGCCCTGGTCAAAGCAATTAGTTCAGCAGCCTGGGCTGAATGATGTGCTTTGATCTGTTTGGCTTCAACTACTTCACCAGCAGAGGTCACCACTGCGTAACCTGTTTGAGTCTCCCCTTTGTAATTTTTGGAACAGGATCCATCCACAAACCATACATTGCCAGTTTTTAATGGCACATCAGACAAATCTGGACGaggtaattgtaatttttcagtttcaaacacacagtcatgtgGAACACCATCTGTAGCAGTTGGAACAAGAGTAGCAGGATTAAGAATAGTACATCTCTGAATTGTTAAATGAGGCTGAGAAAGCAAAAGTGCTGTGTAGGAGAGCTGTCGAGCAGGtgacagaaaagacatttttgcctgCAACAACAGCACATCTACAGCATGAGGAACTAATAAATTTAGTGGGTGATATAAGACCACTTCTGCTGAACTTTCTACCGCTAGAGCAGCTGAGCATACAGCTTGTAGACATAAAGGAAGTGCAGATGCGACTGAGTCTAGCCGTTTGGAATAATATGCAataggttttaattttcctccatgAGACTGTAACAGGACTGAACACATAAACCCATTTTTACAATCAACAGTTTGAACGAATGGCTTCCTGTAATCAGGTAGCGCAAGAACTGTGGATGAGATAAGCTCTGTTTTCAAATCTGtgaactgtttttcagcttcaggtgTCCATGTTATCACCTCAGACATGGCCATAGGAGTCTCATAAATGAGATTAAgtagcagttgtgttttttctgcaaactgtgggATCCAGGCTCTGCAATAATTACAGAGGCCTAGAAAAgccatcatctgtttttttgttacaggttTTGGAGCATTCGCTATTGCAGATTTACGCTCATCATGTATTTCCTTCCCGTTTTCAGAAATCTGATGTCCCAAATAGCGAACTTGTTGTTGAACCcactgtaattttgatttgctaactttatttccagtagatgcaaggtgatgtaaaagttgcagagaaTCTGCTTTACATGCTGCTTTACTTTTAGATGCTATGAGAAGATCATCTACATATACCAGGATTTGACTACCATTTTGCGGAGTAAAACTTTCCAGACAAGTCATAACTGCTTGTGTGAAAATAGTTGGACTATCAGCAAAACCCTGTGGCAAACGCGTATAAGTatacttttttccttcaaaagtgaaagcaaaccagTATTGTGAGTCAGGATGTACTGGTATTGAGAAAAAAGCATTACTTAAATCGATCACGgtgaaaaatttgctttctggGTCTAGGGAATTAAGCAACGTGTGTGGATCTGGAACGTTTGGGGCTCGAGTTTGGACTGCTGCATTTACAGCTCGGAGATCTTGGATCATCCGCCAATTTTTTCCATCAGCCTTTTGTACTGGAAAAATTGGAGTGTTACATGGTGAATCAAAACATggtctaattattccagcatccAAAAGGTCCTGTACAACAGGTTTTATTCCTTCCTGTGCATCCGGTTTTAACgggtattgttttattctgggCCTACACTGTGATTTTGGAGTAATAGTGACTGGTTCCACTATAGTAATTAATCCTACATCTGTTGGCCCTGTGGACCATAATGAAGCAGGCAAAGTCTGTAGGTCATCCTCATCAGACTGCGATAGTAGGACTGTAGAATCTAGATTAAGTCAAGGAGAATCTGTAACTTTTGGTTCTGTATCGAAGAGAACTCTGTACGACATTCTCCAAAGCTGTGTACTCGGACTGTACGTCCAGCCTAATTTTTGAGAACAAGGCAGAAAATCAgatgccatttctgctgcttttaaacggggacctgtgtctctgctttgtgtgtcatcagctttaaacaaagacagatgtgGGACCCCTGGTAGGCAATAAAGAGATAGCTGTTGTGTGGGCAGAAGcacagaagctgctgcaaaTGAGTTTCCGTCAGTATATAAATACTGAGTAGTCACCAACATTGGTTCCtgctttaagaatttttttgcatatctgtcatctgttgttaaacacacattcatgataacttctagttctgctaacggtGTTTCATCAacagggacagacagagactcttttgctttgattaagagttcacttttttcacttatcTGTTTAAGAAATGGCAGCTGCAGAGCATAATACATTGGTTTTTCAGTTACTGTGGCCATAACGTTTTCAACTCTTACAGCTTTCATTCCTCCCTTTGTAGGGAAAATTGCAATGCCTAATTTTCCCATCAAATCGCGCCCTAAGAGATTAATTGGGCAGCTAGGTGAAATTACAACAGGGGCGTGCAGCCTTTTTCCTGTCTGAGGATCACAGATGTCAATACAGCGTGACATCCACTCCTGTGAAG
This window encodes:
- the LOC116735419 gene encoding interferon a3-like, giving the protein NDRLQSDQHNISTTRLILCIMALIMFRSTAPILFFCSVLTFAHCCDWLSHYNDLRNSTLVLIDSLKTPITTTTRLPFRGRLYKKMYGRKENSQLRFIRDSLEQIYNLYRHGDTSAAGWDDGKTTNFLESINRQIVELNECVKSTHNETTSKPYEVYEKKLKRYYQNLKNHTLLDLGGRDGWEMLRRATEQNLIQLEQLGNRIKANRGQH